One genomic window of Corynebacterium massiliense DSM 45435 includes the following:
- the groL gene encoding chaperonin GroEL (60 kDa chaperone family; promotes refolding of misfolded polypeptides especially under stressful conditions; forms two stacked rings of heptamers to form a barrel-shaped 14mer; ends can be capped by GroES; misfolded proteins enter the barrel where they are refolded when GroES binds), with product MAKLIAFDQEAREGIQRGVDTLADTVKVTLGPRGRNVVLTKSFGGPTVTNDGVTIARDIEVEDPFENLGAQLVKSVAVKTNDIAGDGTTTATLLAQSLIFEGLRNVAAGANPIELNRGIAAAAEKAVEELKKRATPVNSASEIAQVATVSSRDSEVGDMVAGAMDKVGKDGVVTVEESQSMDSSVDVTEGVSFDKGYLSPYFVTDTDAHQAVLDDAHVLLVRNKISSLPDFLPLLEKIAESGKPVLVIAEDVEGEPLQALVVNSLRKALKVVAVKSPYFGDRRKAFMDDLAVVTGATVVDPEVGINLKDADTSVLGSARRVTVTKDETVIVDGAGSAEAVDERRGQIRREIERTDSSWDKEKLEERLAKLSGGVAVIRVGAATETELNERKLRVEDAINAARAAVQEGVIAGGGSALVQIAKELNAYADEFEGDAKVGVLSVAKALTRPAYWIASNAGLDGAVVTSRVAELPNGEGFNADTLEYGNLVESGIIDPVKVTHSAVVNATSVARMVLTTEASVVEKPAEEESSEAGHGHHH from the coding sequence ATGGCTAAGCTCATTGCTTTCGACCAGGAAGCCCGCGAGGGCATCCAGCGCGGCGTGGACACCTTGGCCGATACCGTCAAGGTCACCCTGGGCCCGCGCGGCCGCAATGTCGTGCTCACCAAGTCTTTCGGTGGCCCGACCGTCACCAACGACGGCGTGACTATCGCCCGCGACATCGAGGTGGAGGACCCCTTCGAGAACCTCGGTGCGCAGCTGGTGAAGTCCGTGGCCGTCAAGACCAACGACATCGCCGGTGACGGCACCACCACCGCGACCCTGCTCGCCCAGTCCCTCATCTTCGAGGGCCTGCGCAACGTCGCGGCCGGGGCCAACCCGATCGAGCTCAACCGCGGCATCGCGGCGGCTGCCGAGAAGGCTGTTGAAGAGCTGAAGAAGCGTGCGACGCCGGTGAACTCGGCATCGGAAATCGCGCAGGTTGCCACCGTGTCCTCCCGCGACTCCGAGGTCGGCGACATGGTCGCCGGCGCGATGGACAAAGTGGGCAAGGACGGCGTGGTTACCGTCGAGGAGTCCCAGTCCATGGACTCCAGCGTGGATGTGACCGAGGGCGTGTCCTTCGACAAGGGCTACCTGTCGCCGTACTTCGTCACCGACACCGATGCGCACCAGGCCGTGCTTGACGATGCCCACGTGCTCCTCGTCCGCAACAAGATCTCCTCGCTGCCGGACTTCCTGCCGCTGCTGGAGAAGATCGCGGAAAGTGGCAAGCCGGTGCTCGTCATCGCCGAGGACGTCGAGGGCGAGCCGCTGCAGGCACTCGTGGTCAACTCCCTGCGCAAGGCGCTCAAGGTCGTTGCTGTGAAGTCGCCGTACTTCGGTGACCGCCGCAAGGCGTTCATGGACGACCTCGCCGTGGTGACCGGCGCGACCGTCGTCGACCCGGAGGTGGGCATCAACCTCAAGGACGCCGACACCAGCGTCCTGGGCTCCGCCCGCCGCGTCACCGTGACCAAGGACGAGACCGTCATCGTGGACGGCGCCGGCTCCGCTGAGGCTGTCGACGAGCGCCGCGGGCAGATCCGCCGCGAGATCGAGCGCACCGACTCCTCCTGGGACAAGGAGAAGCTCGAGGAGCGCCTGGCCAAGCTGTCCGGCGGCGTCGCCGTCATCCGCGTCGGCGCGGCCACCGAGACCGAGCTGAACGAGCGCAAGCTGCGCGTCGAGGACGCCATCAACGCTGCTCGCGCGGCGGTCCAGGAGGGCGTCATCGCCGGTGGCGGTTCCGCGCTCGTGCAGATCGCCAAGGAACTCAACGCTTACGCCGACGAGTTCGAAGGTGACGCCAAGGTCGGCGTGCTGTCCGTGGCTAAGGCCCTGACCCGCCCGGCGTACTGGATCGCTTCCAACGCTGGTCTGGACGGCGCCGTGGTCACCTCCCGCGTGGCTGAGCTGCCGAACGGTGAGGGCTTCAACGCCGACACCCTGGAGTACGGCAACCTCGTGGAGTCCGGCATCATCGACCCGGTGAAGGTCACCCACTCCGCCGTGGTTAACGCCACCTCCGTCGCCCGCATGGTGCTGACCACCGAGGCGTCCGTGGTGGAAAAGCCGGCCGAGGAGGAGTCCTCTGAGGCTGGTCACGGCCACCACCACTAA
- the glmS gene encoding glutamine--fructose-6-phosphate transaminase (isomerizing) has translation MCGIVGYVGQPAADRDYFALDVVMEGLRRLEYRGYDSAGVAMYSENGVEWRKKAGKVAALEEEIDNRPLQDSVLGIGHTRWATHGAPTDANAHPHVVDDGKLALVHNGIIENFTELKNELTEKGYEFRSETDTEVAAVLLGDVLHNQAAGDLTRAMQLTCKRFAGAFTLLAISADAPDRIVAARRDSPLVVGVGEDEMFLGSDVSGFIDYTKTAVEIDNDRVVTITADGYEVTDYDGTEVEGRKFEIKWDAAQAEKGGFDSFMEKEIHDQPAAVRDTLLGRFDDDGHLMLDELRIDESILKSIDKIIVVACGTAAYAGHVARYAIEHWCRIPCEVELAHEFRYRDPIVNEKTLVVAMSQSGETMDTLMAVRHAREQGAKVIAICNTQGASIPRESDAVLYTHAGPEIAVASTKAFLAQITATYLLGLYLAQLRGNKFADEVESILAELRDMPDKIQQVIDGEKQVAELAETRHDAESVLFLGRHVGFPVALEGALKLKEIAYLHAEGFAAGELKHGPIALIEEGQPVFVIVPSPRGRDSLHAKVVSNIQEIRARGAVAVVIAEEGDTAVEEFANHIIRIPQTPTLLQPLVATVPLQIFACNVAGSKGYNVDQPRNLAKSVTVE, from the coding sequence ATGTGTGGAATCGTCGGATATGTCGGCCAGCCCGCGGCCGACCGGGACTACTTTGCTCTTGACGTGGTGATGGAAGGCCTGCGCCGCCTGGAATACCGCGGATACGACTCCGCTGGTGTGGCCATGTACTCCGAAAACGGAGTGGAATGGCGCAAGAAGGCCGGCAAGGTCGCCGCCTTGGAAGAAGAAATCGACAACCGCCCGCTGCAGGACTCTGTGCTGGGCATCGGGCACACGCGGTGGGCCACCCACGGCGCCCCGACGGACGCCAACGCCCACCCGCACGTGGTCGACGACGGGAAACTCGCTCTGGTGCACAACGGCATCATTGAAAACTTCACCGAGCTGAAAAACGAGCTTACGGAGAAGGGCTACGAGTTCCGCTCGGAGACCGACACCGAGGTTGCCGCGGTGCTGCTTGGCGATGTCCTGCATAACCAGGCCGCAGGCGACCTCACCCGGGCTATGCAGCTGACCTGTAAGCGTTTCGCCGGCGCCTTTACGCTGCTCGCCATCTCGGCGGATGCCCCGGACCGCATCGTCGCCGCCCGCCGTGACTCGCCGCTCGTGGTCGGCGTCGGCGAAGACGAGATGTTCTTGGGCTCGGACGTATCCGGGTTCATTGACTACACCAAGACCGCCGTGGAAATCGACAACGACCGCGTGGTCACCATCACCGCCGATGGCTACGAGGTCACCGACTACGACGGCACCGAGGTCGAAGGCCGCAAGTTCGAGATCAAGTGGGACGCCGCCCAGGCCGAAAAGGGCGGTTTCGACTCCTTCATGGAAAAGGAAATCCACGATCAGCCGGCGGCCGTGCGCGACACCCTGCTGGGCCGTTTCGACGACGACGGACACCTGATGCTCGACGAGCTGCGTATCGATGAGTCGATCCTCAAATCCATCGACAAGATCATCGTCGTCGCCTGCGGCACCGCCGCCTACGCCGGGCACGTGGCGCGCTACGCCATCGAGCACTGGTGCCGCATCCCGTGCGAGGTCGAACTCGCCCACGAGTTCCGCTACCGCGACCCGATCGTCAACGAAAAGACCCTGGTCGTGGCCATGTCCCAGTCGGGCGAGACCATGGACACGCTCATGGCGGTGCGCCACGCCCGCGAGCAGGGCGCGAAGGTCATCGCCATCTGCAATACCCAGGGCGCGTCCATCCCGCGCGAGTCGGACGCGGTGCTCTACACCCACGCCGGCCCGGAGATCGCCGTGGCCTCCACCAAGGCCTTTCTGGCCCAGATCACTGCGACCTACCTGTTGGGCCTGTACCTGGCCCAGCTGCGAGGCAACAAGTTCGCCGACGAGGTGGAATCCATCCTGGCCGAGCTGCGCGACATGCCGGACAAGATTCAGCAGGTCATCGACGGGGAAAAGCAGGTCGCCGAGCTGGCCGAAACGCGGCACGACGCCGAGTCGGTCCTCTTCCTGGGCCGCCACGTGGGCTTCCCGGTCGCCCTCGAGGGCGCGCTGAAGCTGAAGGAAATCGCCTACCTGCACGCCGAGGGCTTTGCCGCCGGCGAGCTCAAGCACGGGCCGATCGCGCTCATCGAGGAGGGCCAGCCGGTCTTCGTCATCGTGCCGTCGCCGCGCGGGCGCGACTCACTGCACGCCAAGGTGGTCTCCAACATCCAGGAGATCCGCGCTCGCGGCGCGGTGGCCGTGGTCATCGCGGAGGAAGGCGACACCGCGGTCGAGGAGTTTGCGAACCACATCATCCGCATCCCGCAGACCCCGACGCTCCTGCAGCCGCTGGTGGCCACGGTGCCGCTGCAGATCTTCGCCTGCAACGTCGCCGGCTCCAAGGGCTACAACGTCGATCAGCCGCGCAACTTGGCCAAGTCCGTCACGGTGGAGTAA
- the rimI gene encoding ribosomal protein S18-alanine N-acetyltransferase, giving the protein MALELRELAAADAERCAELDVLLFPGETPWSASAFRAEFSQPHNFYFGVEDTELSLLVGYAGIGMLGPACDPEFEIHTIGTDPDHQRRGIGRMMMDNICHIADLKAAPIFLEVRVGNEAAISMYERYGFEMMGIRRNYYQPSGADAHTMRRPSGAGATDSSAVGSGSAGSGSAGLKQPITLKPHD; this is encoded by the coding sequence GTGGCCCTCGAACTGCGCGAGTTGGCGGCCGCGGACGCGGAGCGCTGCGCGGAGCTCGACGTTCTGCTCTTCCCTGGCGAGACCCCGTGGAGCGCGAGCGCGTTCCGCGCGGAGTTTTCCCAGCCGCACAATTTCTACTTCGGCGTGGAAGACACCGAGCTTAGCCTGCTGGTGGGGTACGCGGGCATCGGCATGCTCGGCCCGGCATGCGACCCGGAGTTCGAGATCCACACCATCGGCACCGACCCGGACCACCAGCGGCGCGGCATCGGCCGGATGATGATGGACAACATTTGCCACATCGCCGACCTCAAGGCCGCGCCGATTTTCCTAGAAGTCCGGGTGGGCAACGAGGCGGCCATTTCCATGTACGAGCGCTACGGCTTCGAGATGATGGGCATCCGGCGGAATTACTACCAGCCGTCGGGCGCGGATGCGCACACGATGCGTCGCCCCAGCGGTGCCGGGGCGACGGATAGCAGTGCGGTGGGCAGCGGTTCTGCGGGCAGCGGTTCTGCGGGCCTTAAGCAGCCGATTACACTAAAACCCCATGACTGA
- a CDS encoding sigma-70 family RNA polymerase sigma factor, with protein MAETDDELAELVPRAVEGDSRALQRIIRIVHPQVLRYCRARVGGGRQPTAEDIAQETCLAVATSIHKYVDMGRPFMAYVYGIAFNKVTDAHRSMGRDKSSPMDEVPEHADTAYSPEEAALVGDSSNRVRALLDTLSERAREIIILRVFVGLSADDTAEIVGSTPGAVRVAQHRALTQLRKRLNPAEFGIREHHQ; from the coding sequence GTGGCTGAGACCGACGACGAACTCGCGGAACTCGTACCGCGTGCCGTAGAGGGCGATTCCCGAGCGCTCCAGCGCATCATCCGCATCGTGCACCCGCAGGTGCTGCGCTACTGCCGCGCCCGCGTCGGCGGTGGCCGGCAGCCGACCGCGGAGGATATTGCGCAGGAGACCTGCCTGGCAGTGGCCACGTCGATCCACAAGTACGTCGACATGGGCCGGCCGTTTATGGCGTATGTCTACGGCATTGCGTTTAACAAGGTCACCGACGCGCACCGCTCGATGGGGCGGGATAAGTCCTCGCCGATGGACGAAGTCCCCGAACACGCGGATACCGCTTATTCGCCGGAAGAAGCCGCCTTGGTGGGCGATAGCAGTAACAGAGTCCGCGCGCTACTCGATACGTTAAGTGAACGTGCGCGCGAGATTATTATCCTGCGCGTTTTCGTCGGGCTCAGCGCGGATGACACGGCAGAAATCGTCGGTTCTACCCCCGGTGCTGTGCGAGTGGCGCAACACCGCGCTCTCACGCAGCTGCGCAAGCGGCTTAACCCGGCGGAGTTCGGGATCCGTGAACACCATCAGTAG
- a CDS encoding dienelactone hydrolase family protein produces the protein MSANLKKHLATLSKRGPHRVMVGDLGYAGLPGRVYAPAEGKNQPAVAFAHDWMKKVKDYHATLRHLASWGIVAVAPDTETNFNPNHRDFAADLETSLQVAASVKLGQGNVVVNPSKLGLVGHGMGGSAAVLTGVDNEKVKAIAALYPAPTAPSATQAARSLKVAGLVIGPGKDDLFDAGNPAKLAYNWATEVAYREIDKGTQAGFSEDTFHKLLLGTGALQAGAMETARGLVTGFLLHQLEGEKKYAAFSEPDAAGKGVKSLTGSDLYDRAGFSRDDELSGPNRHSVARPVSENA, from the coding sequence GTGTCTGCGAATCTGAAGAAGCACTTAGCAACGTTGTCCAAACGCGGCCCGCACCGCGTCATGGTGGGCGATTTGGGCTACGCCGGTCTTCCGGGCCGGGTGTACGCCCCCGCCGAGGGCAAGAACCAGCCGGCCGTGGCATTCGCGCATGACTGGATGAAGAAGGTCAAGGACTACCACGCCACCCTGCGCCACCTGGCTAGCTGGGGCATCGTGGCCGTCGCCCCGGACACGGAGACGAACTTCAACCCGAACCACCGCGACTTCGCCGCCGACCTGGAGACTTCCCTGCAGGTGGCTGCCTCGGTCAAGCTGGGCCAGGGCAACGTGGTGGTCAACCCGTCCAAGCTGGGCCTAGTCGGCCACGGCATGGGCGGCAGCGCGGCCGTGCTTACCGGCGTGGACAACGAGAAGGTCAAGGCCATCGCGGCGTTGTACCCGGCCCCGACCGCGCCGTCCGCTACCCAGGCCGCCCGTTCCTTAAAGGTCGCCGGCTTGGTCATCGGACCGGGCAAGGACGATCTTTTCGATGCCGGCAACCCTGCCAAGTTGGCCTACAACTGGGCGACCGAGGTCGCCTACCGCGAGATCGACAAGGGCACCCAGGCCGGCTTTTCGGAAGATACCTTCCACAAGCTGCTGCTGGGCACCGGGGCCCTGCAGGCAGGCGCCATGGAGACCGCCCGCGGACTGGTTACCGGTTTCCTTCTTCACCAGCTGGAAGGCGAGAAGAAGTACGCCGCATTCTCCGAACCGGATGCCGCTGGCAAGGGTGTAAAGAGCCTGACCGGCTCCGATCTCTACGACCGCGCAGGCTTTTCCCGCGACGACGAGCTATCCGGCCCGAACCGCCACTCGGTCGCCCGCCCAGTCAGCGAGAACGCCTAG
- a CDS encoding WhiB family transcriptional regulator codes for MALPQNLPGPNTDFWDWQLRGACRGENSEVFYHPDGERGRARAERENRAKAICHTCPVISLCREHALESAEPYGVWGGMSEGERNKELRARALQRKHKPRKRAAVTV; via the coding sequence GTGGCTTTACCGCAGAACCTTCCGGGGCCGAATACGGATTTCTGGGACTGGCAGCTCCGCGGGGCATGCCGGGGAGAAAACTCAGAGGTCTTTTACCACCCGGACGGGGAACGCGGCCGCGCCCGCGCCGAACGCGAAAACCGCGCGAAGGCCATCTGCCACACCTGCCCCGTCATCAGCCTCTGCCGCGAGCACGCCTTGGAGTCCGCCGAGCCCTACGGCGTGTGGGGCGGCATGTCCGAGGGCGAGCGCAACAAGGAACTGCGCGCCCGCGCCCTGCAGCGCAAGCACAAGCCACGCAAGCGCGCCGCGGTCACCGTCTAG
- a CDS encoding DUF5319 domain-containing protein → MNFFANMPRDPFADDPNDPASFLEEEAQAEPLSNEERVGLIRDLALVEEFARHLGPRGIDGIFFLCEDCDEYHYYEWDIMASNMRATLNGELAPVHEPGAEPNPMRYVPWDYAIGFMDGLDAR, encoded by the coding sequence GTGAATTTCTTCGCCAACATGCCCCGCGACCCATTTGCCGACGATCCAAATGATCCCGCCTCCTTCCTCGAAGAAGAGGCACAGGCAGAGCCGCTGAGCAACGAGGAGCGCGTCGGCCTCATCCGCGATCTGGCGCTCGTCGAGGAGTTCGCGCGCCACTTAGGCCCGCGCGGCATCGACGGGATCTTCTTCCTGTGCGAGGACTGCGACGAGTACCACTACTACGAGTGGGACATCATGGCGTCCAACATGCGCGCCACCTTGAACGGCGAGCTCGCCCCGGTGCACGAGCCCGGTGCGGAGCCCAACCCCATGCGCTATGTCCCGTGGGATTACGCCATCGGTTTCATGGACGGGCTCGACGCGCGGTAA
- the alr gene encoding alanine racemase, producing MSLLRARVDLDAIANNVHTVKTLLGEGTRLMCVVKANAYGHGALRVAQAMDAAGAEAFGVATIAEALRLREGGIDKPVLAWIWDPREDLSDALSAGVELAAASPAHVDALIRAGIPARICVEVETGMCRAGVDEKDWDAVFRRLAATDHLTVTGLMSHLACADEVDHPHNNTQRDAFERALRSAHAAGLECSVNHLGNSAAALTRPDLRYQQVRCGLALYGYEPAPGHDHGLRPAMTWAADVVSLKPVQPGDAVSYGLTWQADKPGWLANIPVGYADGLPRRAQGALEIGIGGRRYPQVGRVCMDQIMVDLGDNPAGVSAGDEAVVFGPGGMSADELAAKLDTISYEVLTWPGSNRRTARDYCGKERDDA from the coding sequence ATGTCTTTGTTGCGGGCCCGCGTCGATCTGGACGCCATTGCAAACAATGTCCACACGGTGAAAACCCTCCTCGGGGAGGGCACACGCCTGATGTGCGTGGTCAAGGCCAACGCCTACGGCCACGGGGCCCTGCGTGTCGCACAGGCGATGGACGCTGCCGGGGCGGAGGCCTTCGGGGTGGCCACCATCGCGGAGGCGCTCCGGTTGCGGGAAGGCGGCATCGACAAGCCGGTGCTCGCCTGGATCTGGGATCCGCGCGAGGACTTGTCCGACGCCCTGTCCGCCGGCGTTGAGCTGGCTGCCGCGTCGCCCGCGCACGTCGACGCCCTCATCCGCGCCGGGATCCCCGCCCGTATCTGCGTTGAGGTCGAAACCGGCATGTGCCGCGCCGGCGTGGACGAGAAGGACTGGGACGCGGTCTTTCGCCGGCTCGCCGCCACCGACCACCTCACCGTGACCGGGCTGATGTCCCACCTCGCCTGCGCGGACGAGGTGGACCACCCGCACAACAACACCCAGCGCGACGCGTTCGAGCGTGCGCTGCGAAGCGCCCACGCCGCTGGGCTCGAGTGCTCGGTCAACCACCTGGGCAACTCCGCGGCCGCGCTCACCCGCCCGGACCTGCGCTACCAACAGGTGCGCTGCGGGCTCGCGCTGTACGGGTACGAGCCGGCGCCTGGCCACGATCACGGGCTCCGCCCGGCGATGACCTGGGCGGCTGACGTCGTCAGCTTAAAGCCCGTCCAGCCGGGGGACGCGGTGAGCTACGGGTTGACCTGGCAGGCGGATAAGCCCGGGTGGCTCGCGAACATTCCGGTGGGCTACGCCGACGGGCTGCCGCGCCGGGCGCAGGGCGCGCTGGAGATCGGCATCGGCGGCCGCCGCTACCCGCAGGTCGGGCGGGTGTGCATGGACCAGATCATGGTGGACCTCGGCGATAACCCGGCCGGGGTGTCCGCAGGCGACGAGGCGGTGGTCTTCGGCCCAGGCGGTATGAGCGCCGACGAGCTGGCGGCAAAGCTCGATACGATCAGCTACGAAGTGTTGACGTGGCCCGGTTCGAATCGCCGGACCGCGCGGGACTACTGCGGCAAGGAGCGTGACGATGCGTGA
- the groES gene encoding co-chaperone GroES: MAQIKPLEDKVLVQIVEAETTTASGLVIPDSAQEKPQEATVIAVGPGRTNDKGETQPVGVNEGDTVIFSKFGGTELKYDGEEYLLLSARDLLAVIEK; encoded by the coding sequence ATGGCACAGATCAAGCCGCTGGAGGACAAGGTCCTCGTCCAGATCGTCGAGGCTGAAACCACCACCGCATCCGGCCTGGTCATCCCGGACTCCGCGCAGGAGAAGCCGCAGGAAGCCACCGTCATTGCCGTCGGCCCGGGCCGCACCAACGACAAGGGCGAGACCCAGCCGGTGGGCGTCAACGAGGGTGACACCGTCATCTTCTCCAAGTTCGGCGGCACCGAGCTGAAGTACGACGGCGAGGAGTACCTCCTTCTGTCCGCTCGTGACCTGCTCGCTGTCATCGAGAAGTAA
- the tsaB gene encoding tRNA (adenosine(37)-N6)-threonylcarbamoyltransferase complex dimerization subunit type 1 TsaB, which translates to MRVLAIDTATTDLVTGVVDAGPGLDHEDPKVFDGVIPDTRAHNERLVPTIGTLLADAHLTYADLDAVVVGCGPGPFTGLRVGMATGQAIAQALSIPCYGVCSHDAMAAQVFAAVSEETRTVLVATDARRKEMYFAVYQRDGDSTFARVMGPSVARPEDAADAMAGCPDIDAVFIPEQLGDRLPAGLRERVVGEVTPRAKQLVEVADFSAEPQPLEPMYLRRPDAKEPPAVRSSVALTSRDQRSSGADGAAE; encoded by the coding sequence ATGCGCGTACTTGCCATCGATACGGCGACCACCGACTTGGTCACCGGCGTGGTCGATGCCGGCCCCGGCCTCGACCACGAAGATCCGAAGGTTTTTGACGGCGTCATCCCGGACACCCGGGCCCACAACGAGCGGTTGGTGCCCACCATCGGCACGCTGCTTGCCGATGCCCACCTCACCTACGCCGATCTCGACGCCGTCGTCGTCGGCTGCGGGCCGGGGCCATTTACCGGCCTGCGCGTCGGCATGGCGACCGGGCAGGCCATCGCCCAGGCACTCAGTATCCCCTGCTACGGGGTCTGTTCCCACGACGCGATGGCCGCCCAGGTGTTCGCGGCGGTCTCGGAGGAGACCCGCACGGTGCTCGTGGCGACCGATGCCCGCCGCAAAGAAATGTACTTCGCGGTCTACCAGCGCGACGGTGACAGCACCTTCGCACGGGTGATGGGCCCCAGCGTGGCCCGGCCTGAGGATGCGGCCGACGCCATGGCGGGCTGCCCCGACATCGACGCCGTGTTCATCCCGGAGCAACTCGGTGACCGGCTACCGGCAGGCTTGCGCGAGCGCGTGGTCGGTGAGGTCACCCCGCGAGCGAAGCAGCTCGTCGAGGTTGCCGATTTCAGCGCTGAACCGCAGCCGCTGGAGCCGATGTATCTGCGCCGCCCCGATGCTAAGGAGCCGCCGGCGGTGCGTTCCTCGGTGGCGCTGACCTCGCGGGACCAGCGCAGCTCGGGCGCAGACGGGGCTGCGGAGTAG
- the tsaE gene encoding tRNA (adenosine(37)-N6)-threonylcarbamoyltransferase complex ATPase subunit type 1 TsaE — protein sequence MRETFPRQGTELARTAADAKALGERLGAAVEAGDVVVLDGPLGAGKTTFTQGIARGMQVKGRVTSPTFIIAREHRSTVGGPALVHVDAYRLLDGLDTGEGAASGDPLGELDALDLDTDLEEAVVVVEWGEGLAERLSTGYLAVRIDREAADETRAFAWHWHGG from the coding sequence ATGCGTGAGACCTTCCCACGGCAGGGCACCGAACTAGCTCGCACCGCCGCCGACGCGAAGGCGCTCGGGGAGCGGCTGGGCGCAGCAGTGGAAGCCGGCGACGTCGTCGTGCTGGACGGCCCGCTCGGGGCGGGAAAGACCACCTTCACCCAGGGCATTGCCCGCGGCATGCAGGTCAAAGGCAGGGTCACGTCGCCGACGTTCATCATCGCCCGCGAGCACCGCTCCACGGTAGGCGGCCCGGCGCTGGTCCACGTTGACGCCTACCGCCTTTTGGATGGGCTCGACACCGGGGAAGGCGCGGCCAGCGGCGATCCGCTCGGCGAGCTCGACGCGCTCGACCTCGATACCGATCTGGAGGAGGCCGTGGTCGTGGTCGAGTGGGGAGAAGGCCTCGCGGAACGCCTGTCCACCGGCTACCTGGCCGTGCGCATCGACCGCGAAGCCGCCGATGAGACCCGTGCGTTCGCCTGGCACTGGCACGGCGGTTAG
- the tsaD gene encoding tRNA (adenosine(37)-N6)-threonylcarbamoyltransferase complex transferase subunit TsaD codes for MTDSTIVLGIESSCDETGVGIVRIDADGHLEVLADAVASSMQEHARFGGVVPEIASRAHLEAMPQVMRAALDEAGIEKPDAVAATVGPGLAGALLVGASAAKGYAAAWGVPFYGVNHLGGHVAVANLEGDALPHSVALLVSGGHTQLLEVESVGRPLRELGSTLDDAAGEAYDKVSRLLGLGYPGGPVIDKLARKGAATIDFPRGLSRAEDLRGEHRHDFSFSGLKTAVARYVEKAEAEGRTVDIEDLCASFQEAVCDVLTAKAVRACADTGVQTLLLGGGVAANSRLRELAAERCADAGIELRVPKFKLCTDNGVMIAALGAQVIHEGAQPSELTAGTDTQLEVEVPVV; via the coding sequence ATGACTGATAGCACGATCGTCCTCGGCATCGAATCCTCCTGCGACGAGACCGGCGTGGGCATCGTCCGCATCGACGCGGACGGCCACCTCGAGGTCCTCGCGGACGCAGTGGCGTCTTCCATGCAGGAGCACGCGCGCTTCGGCGGCGTCGTACCGGAGATCGCCTCGCGCGCCCACCTGGAGGCCATGCCCCAGGTGATGCGGGCGGCGCTGGATGAGGCGGGCATCGAAAAGCCGGATGCGGTGGCGGCGACGGTCGGTCCCGGGCTGGCCGGGGCGCTGCTCGTCGGGGCGTCGGCGGCGAAGGGCTACGCCGCAGCCTGGGGCGTTCCTTTCTACGGTGTGAACCACCTGGGTGGGCACGTGGCGGTGGCGAATCTCGAAGGCGACGCCCTGCCGCACTCGGTGGCGCTTTTGGTGTCGGGCGGCCACACGCAGCTGCTCGAGGTTGAAAGTGTCGGTCGTCCGCTGCGGGAGCTGGGCTCCACGCTTGACGATGCCGCCGGCGAAGCCTACGACAAAGTCTCCCGCCTGCTGGGGCTGGGGTATCCGGGCGGGCCGGTCATCGACAAGCTGGCGCGGAAGGGCGCGGCGACCATCGATTTCCCGCGGGGGCTCTCGCGCGCGGAGGACCTGCGCGGCGAGCACCGCCACGACTTTTCGTTCTCGGGGTTAAAGACCGCCGTTGCGCGCTACGTGGAAAAGGCCGAAGCGGAAGGCCGCACCGTCGACATCGAAGACCTGTGCGCGTCGTTCCAGGAGGCGGTGTGCGACGTGCTGACGGCCAAGGCGGTGCGCGCGTGCGCGGACACTGGGGTGCAGACGCTGCTGCTTGGCGGGGGAGTTGCGGCGAATTCGCGGCTGCGCGAGCTGGCCGCCGAGCGCTGTGCTGACGCCGGGATTGAGCTGCGCGTGCCCAAGTTCAAGCTGTGCACTGACAACGGCGTCATGATTGCCGCGCTGGGCGCGCAGGTTATCCACGAGGGCGCGCAGCCGTCCGAACTCACCGCCGGCACCGACACCCAGCTCGAGGTCGAGGTGCCGGTGGTCTAG